GAGAGCCATTATACATACTGAATTGATCCTACTTGTGTCAGCAGAAGAAGTTCAGAAGACTGAAAATGTCAACACTAATGAATTCCTGCCAGTCATGAGGAACTACAATGTACTAAGTTTAGAATGATTTTTGGAATGGAGACAATGCTGGACAACAAGTACAAGTTAATTCCCACTTCCTACTGACTTTGTTCTGATACATAGTAATGCCAGTGCCTTATGATTTTTATAGGGACTGATAATGAAAAACATAGTATACAGGATTTTCATAAGAAGATCAAGAAGTGATTCTTTAAACAGATCCTTTCTGACAGACTGGAAAGAATTAAAATTCAAAAAGGTAAGAAAATGATAACTCTGCAGCAATTCATTAAGCACAATATATGTCTGCTTATTTCAGCAACATATTTGAGCGAGTGGCTGCGTGATTTACAAACAAGACAAGGTCAAATATTCAGAGCAAtgtcattaagaaaaaaactgtTATTTAATGCTTCATTTGAGTTTTCTGGGCTCAAGTAACCTGAGAATTTATGCAAAAATTATTCTCAAGGGTCTAAGAAGTTCAGAAATATTGAGAAATGTATCTGGGTTCATTCAACAAAGTATGTTCCATAGAGGTATTTTGAATAGTTATTACTACTGATGCACCACATGCATTCACTTTCCAGACTGGGAAAAATGCTGCATTAAATGATGTAACAGTGAACTAACATTGAAACATAGGAAATACCAGGTTGCAGGAACAGAAAAGGAAGATTTTAGGTTTTGAAACAGGTTTTTGAAACATTTGAAACCTGGGCATTCAGATGGTGGGTTTTTCTCTTTTACCAACGTGTATATCAACCAaggttggttttgtttcttctttatgagaaatagaaaagcaatgCTATTTTACATTTCTAATAGTTCTGAAGTCATTATGAACATGGACAATCACCTTTCCACATCAGAGGTCAGCTAGATTAAAGGAAGTTTTATATAGGACAAAAAAACTCTGTCTGGTCTTGCTTGGTTACACACAAAGGTGACCAGAAGATAGCTTTCACCAATCAAGTAATGCTCAGCAGCACAAAACAGAACTGACATCCATCTCATTTTAGGCAAAAACTGATGAATTCCAAAATGCtgtaaaatatatattcaaACCTAAGCCTATGTTTTATCCATATAAAAATGTATctatgtaaatataaatatactgAGTATGTGTAAATCAGACTTGTACCTTCAAAATCTATCAAAAACACTAAAGTAATGAAGCTAGGTGAGGTAAAACAGTGAAAGATATCTTAGTAAAAGAAATCAGGGTAAAactggcagtggcagctctgccactATGATCATAAATTACATTCAAGATAAATTCCACCTCTGGCTAAGAAGTGCCTCAAGAAGTCCTTGAGGTGGGCTGACAGGACTGACAAACTGAGTGTGTCATAACTGAGGTGTGCTAAGACCAATCCATgagtaaagaagaaaaacatcaaCCTTCAGCTTACTTATCATCAACTTTCTATAGGGAAGCACAGCAAATAACATCTACCTGCAGAGAGCATTTGAAACATGTTGCAACCTTTTAATCAATATCATCATTAGTTTATGAGTCCAGGCAGTTGTATTTCATCTTAACTGTACAGCTGGAGGATGTGATCTCTAGTGTTCACTCCCCGTAACACAACATGGGGCGAGGCCAGTTTCCCTTCTCATAGGTAGGTTTTTCATAGATAAGGactttgttattttctttatacctttttttttggtcatgaTCTGGTCTGAGTACTAATAAAtgttcaaattaaaaaaaaaaaaaaggctgttatttatagttttccaatcAAATACATTCACACACTTTAAGATTCTTCTAGGGTTCAACACTATCATAGCATTTGATGTCTCTGCCTTTCTAGATCAATACAGTATTAAAATTTAATCAAATTACTGAAATTaggaattaattttctcttttacagATTTCATTTATCTTTCACCCAgaactgttttttttccttccttaaaagaaacagaaaggcAATTATGTTTTACATTTCTAGCAGCTCTGGAGAATACACAGAACAAGGATTAAGAGATGAATAGACAGGTCACAAATTCCTTACAGAAAATCTTATCTTCTCTCATTAATGTTCTTAATTACTGGCATTGATGCCAGGACAGGTTGTTACTGTATAATGTGTATTAGTTATACATTAAGGAAATACCTAACTAGGATCAATTTCAGATTAACACAATCTTTACCTGCTTTCCAAATGGAATAATATATTTAAACTTGTAAAACTTTAAATTTTAATCTAATACatttataaaattaattctaaCTTAAGTAAGCAATATTTTCAATAATAATTAAGATTTATACTAAATGACAGTCTAAATAATCAGACACTTTCAGAATCAGTAACTATAACAAAGCACAGAAGCCCAGTCTGGCTCTGAAAACATCAAAATCTAACAactacataaaaaaaaaatccaatttctaTGGCAAACAGCAATATTCTGCATCTCGAAGAGAACACCTTACTTAAACCTTCAGTCTTCAGAAAGTCAAGCAAATATGTTGCTTAATGCTTTCTACATTACCTTGTCTTAGAGTCATATGTATCAGAAAAAGGAACCAGCCTTTATAATGATAAATGTCCCTTCTCAATTTATGTATCCCTATAGATTTTGCAAGAACATAATGTACTTTTTTTCTTACAAGTTTCCTCTTTTAGAAGTTAATTTAGAGCTCAGATTATATGCCAAATTTCTATCGCAAAAAATATCTCAAATATTCTTATTAATTTGAATCTCAATACATGGCTTACGTGTTTAAGATCAGTAAAACACACATAGTTAAGTAAAACTGCAAAGCAGAATTAATCTAGACATGAATATGCAGGGTATAAGAACAAGCATCTGAAATAGTCTTAAGCAGCAGAAAACACTTCTAATATTTTAATCTCTAGAATGGCAATAACTGAGTATTTGGTATACGTTGGCAAAAAATACctaaataaactgaaaaaaaaatagtttctgtATGGAAACATGGCTAAATTTCATTGGTCATTTCAAAacagcaaaaccccaaaataataGATATTGCAGATAACTCACCTCtgttgttattttgttttttaattttttgggggtCAAATTAATTTCTATCAGAATTAATTTACATGTGAATGTCTGCAAGAGTACTATTTCAAATACACACTGTTTTCAATGTCTTTCAGGCAAGAACTGAAACAAACAATCAACTACCAGGTATTTGACAGAAAGGAGGGTAACAATTGTCTTTTTTCCCATCCTAATTCACAGAGTCATATAACGGCCTGgttgggaagggaccttaaagatggATCTATTTCCAAACCCCCACCATGGACAGGGATGCCACCCACTAGATCAGGATGCTCAGGGCAATTTCTAACACAAGATTTTGTTTGTCTCCTTTGGTCAGTCATTAATCTTGCTGTGTATGGTAAACACCACTATACGCTTAGCAGGTCTCAAATGTGGTAAGCCAAGATGAGTAATACTGGATGGAAAAAGTACTCATTACCATTCCCACACTGGCATTTTATTCTTGGAGGAAAAATAGTGATTCATTAATAACTCCTGCAGGGTGTCCTACAGAAAAGGTCACAAAGGTAAAGATGCCATCATTTTGGGTTTccaagaatatttttattaattcagCAGAACAATTGTTAAATATCAATGTGTAGAGGTAGGACAAAGCTTAAAACCAAATGCATTTCTAATATGCATCTTAAGGTGGCAGCAAATGTTTGTTCTTTATTATAGGGCCTGAGTTAATCTCTAAAGAGTTTCAATTTCTGTATCTCAAGGTTCTATCCAGAAATGAGAACCAAATGTATCCTCAATGTCAGTTTAATGGTATGTCAAGAACCAAGATGTTCCAATGAACACAACCTCTAAGGGTTTCTGCACACTGGCCATCTCCAACTTTGCTTTGCAAAAGCAATACAACCTGACTAACATGGCCACCAAATAACAACATAACACAAAGATACTCCAAATTACACACATTCCAGTATCAGAACCTGTATGGTATAAATTTACACAAGGGGAAAAATCAGTCAAAAAAAGGCCTCTAGCCCCCAAGCTTGCCTTTCTTCTCCACCATAACATCCAGAATGCATGTAAGCTATGCAGGTGAGCTACGGACAGGGCTCACCTAAATTCTAAACAAAAGACAAACCCGAAATATTTAGTTTAAGACACTAGTAGGAGGAATCTTGTTACAGTTTGCCTAAACttcaattttttctttgttctcagaAGTAGCACCCACACCGTCAGTCAGTTCTCATTACTGCTGCAAGTACTGATGTCATTAATCAAGTTACAGAAAACAGTCTAGCCTATTTAACTCTGCAAACTATAATTACATGACACACAAATGAAAATAAGGCAAAAAATGATTCTGCAGAAGGAGAGTCAGTAGCAGGGCTCTGGGCTATAGGGGGAAGTGCATGGGTAtctgtgtgtgagagagaaagGAGGTAAAAGGAGGAAGGCCATGAAGAGGGTCTGGAGTTCCACCAGAGCACACTTATTTACTTAAAGCTAAGCTTCTAAGCACTTCCTGCAGAAACAGGAGTAGCATGAGTTTCACTTTCTTCACACTTATCctttaggaaggaaaaaaggttCAATAAGATAAGTAGAGGCTTGTAAACAAGCCCTTCAAGTTCTTTCATCTTCAGTTCCACTTAGGAAGAACTGTTCTTTggtggcaatttttttttatttttgaaaatacgCATTAGCTACAAGATACACATTACACACATGCCTATTGTAGATGGGCATATCTATATAATGACTTAGAAAACCATGTGAatgcatgcatatatatatattctaataatttattttcaaaattttgtaGAGTATTAGAAGTTAACTGTCAAaccatcaaaaagaaaaagtattaaTTTAACATCCCAGAAAGTTCACAAGAATATCACTTTAAATGTTATGCTGCCTTGGCTGAGGGGATGAAGTCACAAGCCTTGAAATCTGACCGCACTAAGATTTAAGTATGATTTGAATATACTGCTTTGACTAGTTAGCAAAAAACACCAACATAACAgcaccaacaaaaaaccccaagttgTAAATTCTCAACTGGATATAATATAAGTTCAAACTATATCCTCAGGTCTATGTTCTTTGGTTTGCTTGGCTACATTTGGACATTAATTTCTCTAGTCGGGATGAATTTGAGCTTGACAACAAATTTCAACATACATTCCAGAAAATCCTCTTGGTATTTAAGGTTTTGGACTAAATGGGTTTTGATACAAACAGCTGGCTCAGTGAGGCTGACACAGCAAGTCACACAAATTTAGTCAACTATTATTTGGTTTACAGTTTGTACAGGTTCTGTCAAATTTAAACCTACCAACAGTGTATCACCCAGTGTGAGGGAAAAGTTGATAGTGTGAAGAACAGCAGAAGCACTGTATCCATGAGCAGATTCATTAGTTCCTATACAATGTCTATATGCAGCACTGTGTGTGTACATACACAGACCAGACTCGTGCCCAGTCAGAATGACATGCAAGGAATATGGAAATGGTCATCACCTGCTATCAGAGGATTACTGAATACTCCCACTTTATCTAGGAAGCTGTCAAAGGTAGAATTTGGGTGTGCTTCATGGGACATGGCAAGGTCTAGTGTGTGTTGAAAAAGTAGAAGTTAAGCATATATTTATGAACTTCAGTGGCAATTTTTTCCACTCTGATGACACTTGTTTAGGATAAAGTTAATACTGGGTCAGTTGAATCAGGAACTCGATTTTGGACAGGTCAAGCTTAGAAGAATAATGCAAGTTCAAAGGCAAAATGTGTTGTGCTTTATTAATAACAACTTATTTGCAGGAATGATGATGTGAGAAACATTAGCAAACAGATAACCAACACAACACTTCACATATGAAATAGAAAACACTAATGCAGCTCCCTCCTCACCACCACActaggaagaaaacaaaggaattcTCTTCatgtggaaaaagaaagaattagaGAAGACACAAGAaattttgcacatttttcttAGTTTGAGAAgacactgaaagaaaaatattgattGACAAAATTATCTGTATCTGGTATCAGTTTCAGTAGCTAACGTAAAAGGAATGAAAAGGTAACAGAAGAGTGTGAGGTGGTGCTTGGTGGAGAAATGCTGAAGCCTAGAAGTTTACTGCTAAGTTAGCATGTTCAGACCCATGACTTCAAGATGTCATAAGGCTGCAAGATTATCTGAACACAGAATAGATCACATGCAAATAATTTCCAGCTGCAAAGTATTAACCTTTGATTCACTTACCTCCCATAATTTTAGATTGGCAGTTGATAAATTCTGGCTTCTTGTCTGTAAGGTATCGCTGACAAGTGTGATGTAGAATCTGAAAGAATGTGCATTTTTCTGAAGCTGTGTTTGCTACCCATTGGTCAAATGCATTTTCAAATAGTAAATCAAATTCTGGGGAAtcctagaagaaaaaaaaaaatagactgCTATTATTCCTGTTTTAAAAATGATTTagagaaagatattttttaaaatgtactgcGTTGCAAAAAGCAGAAAGGTCACGCACCTAATAACCATCCTGGTATTACTGCATATTTTTGAACAAAAAAGACCGAACAGGCAGGAAGGCttttttactattattattataattttatttttaatgaggaaTAGTCAGCTATgacaaaaatatctgaaaacaaatatattttagatcaaaaaattaaaagtcaAATTCTCATAAGAAACCATTGCTATCTTCAGATGTATTTGTGTCATCTATATTATGCAAGCATTTATGTCTCTCAACACAAAATCTATGGTCACACTATGTTATAGAAGATGTGGatctgctctccatgctcaacCAAACAAATAAGCTAAGTCCTAAGCAAATAACAAGTCCTAGTTATTGTATTTAATGCATTTTCATAAAGTGTTGCAAAGGACTCAGGATAAcatgagcaaaaggccactcccAGAACAAATCACAGTGCAGCTCTATACCAGATTCAGCTgccaaaataaaaggaattgaTGCAAGAATTATGCTATACATTTAATATTTGGGAAACACTGCTTTGCAAGCTAATCTAGTAAATGTTCTTCTCCAGCTGATAACCCTGGGAATTCACAAGGAGATGAGCTTGAAGGAAACATTTCTAAGCTTAAGAGCTTGGCAGGACTTTCAATCTGTTATGTACCTAGCTGCATAGCAGATGCTGTAAAAGGACCTGAAACTCTTATCCCTTACCTCTTTGTCATTTCACTTGCTTTCATAGTCCCTTTACCCACAGAAAATACAATTCCACTCCTTGCATTTCATAAGGCAGTGGCCAAGAGCTTCTTTTTTGTACCAAGTCTTCAGGTAGTAACTAGACTTGGTACTAGGGACTTAGGTACTAAGACTTGGGTAGTGATAGAATTTAGTGCACCATAATTAAGATGCTTAGGTGGCTGATCAGAGCACAGCTTTGAAGAAACAAGGGAGCTagtcacaaaaatattttgctataaaaataacacaaaatcACTTGGTGAGCACATAATATGAGACACATTTTTAACTTCTAATTATGTTGTTTTAGTACTGGAGAGCTGCATTCATAATGCCTAAGAGATATTTGTACAACCTCATCTTGAGATAGCTCAAGGTGAGCTGCACAGCCCAAATTAAAGGAGTAATTCCACAGCTATTTAACATAGgggtaatttttttattttatttttgatagttttttatttaaatcagtGTTCACTTGCCATTTGCAGCTAAAGGGCACTACCACATTTTCTAGCATAAGATAAGGAATGCCGAAATATCTGAGGAAAGGACTGTCCTAGAAAAAATGCAGGATTCACAAGATTTCACAAATTTGAATCTCAGCAACCTCCTCTGTACTTACTTCTACCTATTGCTCTATCTCATAGCACAGCTGCATGCCAAAGTAGACCCCAAGAGGCTTAAAGCTGAAGCAAACAAGGCTCTTACTCTGCTCTttacaaagaaaagagaaagaagtaaGGAAAGTATGgaaagacaagaagaaaaaatccatATGACTGAGTTTTAGCCTCCTCCCATGTTTCCCATTAAAATTTACTTCACATACTCCACTTAACTATTTCTTTTTTGAGAATTTGCACTTAAACCTGTATCTTATATTTCCAGATACCCTTTGAATAGAAAGAATGCCTGGTTCCCAAATCAATTACATAACAGctcaattttcattttctagaAAAGAGTTCAAACTCACCCGATTAGGGTCTATGCCATTGACCTGGCGGAGCTGCTCAAGCATCCACTGCGTTCTCCTCACAAATGACGTGGAGCCTTCAAATTGCTTCACCTTTGTAATAGATGCTTGGGCTGGTTTCTTGTTTGTCACTGAACATATAGAAAACATATAACTGAAATGGGCTTTGTGATTCAGGAGCATGCTGTTTACTTCACTTATCAGTAGCTGTTTTGCTGGTGTATTTTCTACAGTGTCTCATGAAGCAAATACATGTCACCGATTCTGACAGCAGAATGCATTATCTTTCCAGGATAACATATTGAAAAGCATATTCCTTATTCTCAGAATGGTGGTATGATGCCAAACAAGCTGTTTAGTACTCAAAATTGGATATATTTTAGCCATTATCAACTTAAGTTACCAACATCctgtaaaaaaccccagcacTACAACAAAGGTCTTTCCATTTCATTCtcacaatcacagaatggtctgggtttgaagggaccttaaagatcacccaggTCCTATctccctgccatggtcaggttactcagagctccatccagtcTGTCCTAAACATCTCCAGTGACAGGTCACtgaccacctctctgggcagcctgtcccagtgcctcaccaccctcccagtaaagacttttttttcctaacatcgAACCTAAATCTACTCTCTTGCAGTGTGAAGCCATTTCCCTTTGTCCTATCACgacatgctcttgtaaaaagtccctctccagacTTCTTGTAGGCtctcaggtactggaaggctgcaattaggtAATTTCAAAGCattctcttcttcaggctgaaaaAACCCAATTCTCTCCGATTTTCATCATAGGAAAGGTGTACCATCAACTACCTTACTGTTCTCTTTCCCCCATGTTAATTTGCTGAAGTTTCTCATATTCAGCACTGAGTATTAATAGTTTCTTTCTCATCTTCTCAATTGAGGAAAACAGAGaaggtaaaaaaacccaaccataTGACCATGTAAGTATATACaccttattaaaaaaacctgttACTTTAGACTGAATTTGATATtgctgatttaaaaaaacaaagtgtTTTTCCAGTCTTTTCACAACATGGTACATGTAGGTCATGCTTGTATAAAACCACCAACATCTGTGACATTTGATTGCCAGCCAAGAAACATAGGTAAATGTGCTTACTACATATTAAATCCATCAAATCAGACAATAGTCTGTGAAAAACACAGGTATAAGAATTAAGGAACTAAAGTTTTTTTGACACCTTCCCTTCCAAATATTAGGTACCCAAACAACAACCatgaataaaaattatattactTATTATAAACAAAATGTAtgttaaaaaccacaaaaaagaaGACTGCTCTGATtttggaaaagaataaaaaaagcaatACAATGCTCAAATTAGTGTATCATTAAGTCAGAATCGTGTTTTCAAAGAGCACTTAATAAGGCTAGCTTTTCAACAGCAGGAAAATTGACTTCCTGCATTAGATGTTTTCTCTAAACAAATATTCTTTTAATCAGTGTAACCCCATGGAAGTTCTATAAGTAGCTTTAGACACTTTCTGTAGtcaaatgtgtattttatttgcATGTCACTTTTCTGTTGCTGTACGTTAAGTCACTCCCAAACACATTTCcactttcagtgaagaaataatTTGTATAATCATTGTATTGCATAATCTACTAAACCTGGTGTgtcatctattttttttcctacctaaACTCtttccaaaaataattttacccATATGGTCCACCAAATAAGAGTATTATTGGAAAAgttgcttttctctgcttttagATGCTGGCAGTCAGAGCTTCTAAAATAATCAAGACTTAAACAGCAAGATTGCATATTTTTGTGCACCCCATTTGCCCAGATATTCAGGAAAAGTAACAGGCTTCCCGCTCTGAAAAAGCACGCTGCACGCACTTCTGCACCCAGAGACAGAGTTAAACACTAAGTAAATACAGATGTAATACCTTATCATTCCATGAAGTTAAAAAGTTAATATTGGTTCTTAggatgaaaat
The Agelaius phoeniceus isolate bAgePho1 chromosome 6, bAgePho1.hap1, whole genome shotgun sequence DNA segment above includes these coding regions:
- the STXBP6 gene encoding syntaxin-binding protein 6 isoform X2; this translates as MLEQLRQVNGIDPNRDSPEFDLLFENAFDQWVANTASEKCTFFQILHHTCQRYLTDKKPEFINCQSKIMGGNSILHSAADSVTSAVQKASQALNERGERLGRAEEKTEELKNSAQQFAETAHKLAMKHKC